Proteins found in one Labrenzia sp. VG12 genomic segment:
- a CDS encoding tripartite tricarboxylate transporter substrate binding protein: protein MAFKSTRLLLAAAFLGASAFGVSAADFKPENPECIAPANPGGGWDFTCRQVGKTLQDLKLLDKTMQVVNLAGGGGGVAFAEVVNKRGDDNDLIVAASSATATRLAQGAYPGNTMDQVRWLATIGADYGVIAVAANSEINTLPELLEKIKTDPSSVSVAGGSAVGGWDHLKVLIAANAYGIDDVRSVKYIAFDGGGEAVTQLLADSVQAFTGDISEAKGFVDSGDIKVIAVLAPDRLPGEFADFPTAKEQGIDAIGANWRGFYAPGDMSDEAYDAWVAAIADLYASEEWKGIMAANGLAPLDLQGAAFQEFVGNSVQQIQDISKEIGIIK, encoded by the coding sequence ATGGCATTCAAATCGACCCGCCTTCTGCTGGCGGCAGCCTTCCTTGGCGCTTCCGCGTTCGGCGTCTCCGCCGCTGATTTCAAGCCGGAGAACCCGGAATGCATCGCCCCGGCCAACCCGGGCGGTGGCTGGGACTTCACCTGCCGCCAGGTCGGCAAGACTCTTCAGGACCTGAAACTGCTCGACAAGACCATGCAGGTCGTCAACCTCGCCGGCGGCGGCGGCGGTGTGGCTTTCGCCGAAGTGGTCAACAAGCGCGGAGATGACAACGACCTCATCGTGGCAGCGTCCTCGGCGACCGCAACCCGCCTTGCCCAGGGTGCCTATCCGGGCAACACCATGGACCAGGTGCGCTGGCTCGCCACCATCGGTGCCGACTATGGCGTGATCGCCGTGGCCGCAAACAGCGAGATCAACACGCTTCCCGAGCTGCTTGAGAAGATCAAGACCGATCCGAGCTCTGTGTCCGTGGCCGGTGGTTCCGCGGTCGGTGGCTGGGACCACCTGAAAGTCCTGATCGCGGCCAACGCCTACGGTATCGACGATGTGCGCTCGGTCAAATACATCGCCTTTGACGGTGGCGGTGAAGCCGTGACCCAGCTTCTGGCCGACAGCGTCCAGGCCTTCACCGGCGACATCTCCGAAGCCAAGGGCTTTGTCGACAGCGGCGACATCAAGGTGATTGCCGTCTTGGCACCGGACCGCCTGCCGGGCGAGTTCGCCGACTTCCCGACCGCCAAGGAACAGGGCATCGATGCCATCGGCGCCAACTGGCGCGGGTTCTACGCACCAGGTGACATGTCTGACGAAGCCTACGACGCCTGGGTGGCTGCAATCGCCGACCTTTATGCCAGCGAAGAGTGGAAAGGCATCATGGCCGCCAATGGTCTGGCACCGCTCGACCTGCAGGGCGCAGCCTTCCAGGAATTCGTCGGCAACTCCGTTCAGCAGATCCAGGACATCTCCAAAGAGATCGGCATCATCAAATAA
- a CDS encoding tripartite tricarboxylate transporter TctB family protein: protein MSDRVFGVVGLLLALGYAWAALNIEESFLSDAVGPKAFPLIMAAVLGLSSLVIIAKPDKAPEWPSFMRFMEVGAAIIVMILYAIFLPELGFVIATALAATYLTWRLGTRPLSSVVSGCATSVGIYAVFHLVLGLSLARGPFGF, encoded by the coding sequence ATGAGCGACCGCGTCTTTGGAGTGGTCGGGCTTCTCCTCGCACTCGGATATGCCTGGGCCGCTCTCAATATCGAAGAAAGCTTCCTGTCCGACGCCGTCGGGCCGAAAGCGTTCCCCCTCATCATGGCAGCCGTTCTCGGACTGTCTTCCCTGGTCATCATCGCAAAGCCGGACAAGGCACCGGAATGGCCGTCCTTCATGCGTTTCATGGAAGTGGGCGCAGCCATCATCGTGATGATCCTCTACGCGATTTTTCTGCCTGAGCTTGGCTTTGTCATCGCCACCGCGCTGGCGGCAACCTATCTCACCTGGCGCCTCGGCACCCGGCCGCTGTCGTCGGTTGTTTCCGGCTGCGCGACTTCGGTCGGCATCTATGCCGTCTTCCACCTCGTTCTTGGCCTGTCGCTGGCCAGGGGCCCCTTCGGCTTTTAA